The Helianthus annuus cultivar XRQ/B chromosome 11, HanXRQr2.0-SUNRISE, whole genome shotgun sequence region tgttaccctttaaagtgtgattgattctttaaaaacttcatttttaaagaaaatggatCTTCACAACTTATattcatgttttctaaaaatgtttcttcatggatctttcttgttacataagtgtttctacactttattaactaccaaaaataaggtttatttatgtaagaaccaagatcaaGTAAAGCTTGTGTTTTTAACTTGGTTCCTTTGAAAAACCATCCATGAAATTTTAGATCTACAAGTATTacaacttactttgatcattatttttaaagaaaaccACATATcctttcaagttcatgcttctcATGAGGATGATCCATTAACTTCTACcatgttcatcctctcatcttgctagattatgttttaaatcatgatctagcaagatcatatgatgatcaacatcattttcacaagcaatcaacaatcaacaagtaTTACAACACATAAACATTAAGATTTCTTATGTAttcaagcttatgttcatgtttcaagttcaagtttcttagtgttcttcaagattatcaTCATGAATCTTCTTTTAATCACTAATATAAGATGAAAAATGGAGTGTAtgatgttcttaccactagctcaaggctagggatgtaCAAGAGAAGATAAgagatggataaaagcaaataaagaaggtccttgaacttccgaaagctcctagctcCTTTGTGTAACCTCTAACACCTTTGTATATGCTTGTATTGTATGTAGGATGATTGgatgatagtgatgatggtggtggtgagttCGGCCGAGAGCACAAGAGGGAGGAAGAGAAGGTGTGTGTGTTTTAGTGTGTGTAAGAATGAGGCTCATGAACACTTTAGGTTATACTTATAACCATTTTACAACTTTAACTCTTGGTTCTTATGCTCATTATAGAGAAACATGATCTATTATTATATTGAAAGAAATCTCAACGTGGGGgccatgttgggccgattacataGGTGGGGGGTGACGTGCTtgtcgtggtacacgcaaatttaatcccaataacaactaattagctagcggtaagtgggtatcgaactcagggagtatgtggaaaatgtgtttatGTTTTAGCTTTGCGATTTAACTACaattaaactaaaatgcagaaattaaaattcaagagttgattgttttggttttaagaactaatattaactacttaaattgcaaatcaaagattaagtttgtaaacagattaggaacaagcgaccatcctaaatttccagtttgcttttgacaattgtgtttaaattcactagaaagaatcacatagacatgactCATGTATAATTGTTTgctgtgataaaagggaactaagtactcggattatgaaaatgcgaggttgttacccgataaccaattgattaatatccaaccctaatccctcccgtgatatctcgattgtcaacgacaccaagaacgtacggtttagaatatgattataacatcaatcaacaatttacaaacaaacatttacacaccataataaacaaacaaacattgtaagtctattattctagaaatacgaaTCAAACACAAAAGTCATAGACAAACCTTCAATTCaggatgatcaccataagtttagccacacatagcttggtgaatcatcatagcaacaagttcaatgttcatacgaatcgaaaACACCAACAAATTGTTTTGAAAATGTTTACAACCAAGCAAGACAACCAAAATCGCCCCTAGAGAGTTCCCCAATcgtccaatgatgagaatagGTGAAAAGACATCATAAAAACTGATTAAATGAGGCAATTACGGTTTCCTCGCAGCTTCCACcataacttacggtgccaccgtaagttacggtgaccTTCAGGATGTTACGGCCATTCTCTACTGGTTTACGGTAGAACAATTCATCAAtcagggccaccgtaaattacgatgccaccgtaaattacggtggacccCTGAGTTATATGTTTTGTTTCTTTGTTCCTTCCACACACATCCCGTTCATCTTCAAACCATCCAAAGCTGCTTTTTATCCACTTTAAGCTAccgaaccgcacctgaaacataagcaaccgtagttatctaattcaagataattaaacagttaaatgagggataaacttgtcttttaacatcatatagggttgtccaatggaccacccgtcagggGGGGGGGGAGTAGGCTTAGGTTGTAACTATTACTTAGGTTAAAATCTAAGTATTTAGTTAGATACTTTGGTTACTAGATATTTATGtagtgttatggtgttcggggaccataactagattggtaatgttaaaacagtgcttctagtgaaaatttggtgtttcgggaagtgtccggttgttcggttggttaccggttcgttaaggtgctaaactatgtagtttagtgtgctttatgttaccttttgtgacacttttgatttccaacacttaggaaagtattcaggaccatttaaccatatttctgcataaTACAGgagtgtttaaatgctgaaaattgctgatttttgctgaattcaacactttatgtgagttttaggcactttccggcacttaaactatctctagaaaggcagttttgtgatccttactttcctacacactatactagtgtaatacttagtttctggctcattctgtgtctcaatacactgtctgtctatgtactgaacttcgtcagcatatttctgatttatctgataactgtgctaactgtgtttcgtgcatcatttgaatcaatatagttctcatgcaataataatatgacattaagcaatatgtgatgcacatgtatgtatatggcaatAATCAGAAAACAATTcaagtcattaattgtaattcagcacagtcattaagcactaatcatggtttaatagttgtacggatacctggaattttgacagttgtcacacccCTGCAGTacccttggtttaaaaaagcgcgaggTGATCCGAAGCGTTTTGAAGCGAAGCGACGAAGCGCGAAACGTGAGGCGTGAGGTGAGAGCTTCACGTATGCGAAGctctaaaataataaaaaaatattatacatATCAATATACATATTATACTCGTTAATCAatcataaaaacaaaaacataactATATAACACACTTAAACGAttaaaaaacataatcaaaacgTACACTTAAAGTCAAAACACACTTAAACACTTCAAAATTATAGTTCAAAATCCAAACACACTTCAAAAGCATAGTTCAAAATCCAAACAcacttaaaacacttaaaaacaTACACATGACATAGTCTTCTAATATTGTCTCTCATCAATAATCATCATAATCAACAAGAAAATCATCCCCCTCAACATCACTCACTCCAATATCTTCTTCAATCTCCTCTTCATCATATAAAGTATTTTTACCCCTGTCATTTCCTCTTGATGTGCTTGCACTACTATCCCCTTTTCCTCTAATTGATGATCTAGTCATGTGAACACGTTCATGCACCCCAGAGGCTCTTCCAGCTTCACTCCATGTCAAATCCTCTCCCTCAAACACCAAATCATCATCATGTTCTTCATCTTCCATTGTTCCCATTAGCCACTCGTTGCTTCCATCAATGTCTTCTAAGAGAATTGGGTCCGCGGTTCCCTCTTTTTTATGCCGACGTTCCATAGCTCGATTGAATTTTACATACACCATGTCATTCAATCTTTCTTGTGTCAATCTATTCCTCTTCTTTGTATGAAGGTGCTGGAAAACACCCCAATTTCGTTCACAACCCGTAGCACTACAAGTGAGGCTAAGAACACGAATAACAAAGTCTTGCAATTGAGGGTCGACGATCCATATGATTGCCACCACGCCGCTAAgataataaaaaataagaaataagtatataataaatataaatatataattaaaatttgaaaaaatatTTGTTTCTATTTACCGGGGGACTTTTTCTTTCTTAGCCTAATTGTCGAGGGAACACCAAAAATCCCATCCGCATTTTGATATTGAGTAAGTTGGTCGTTGATTAAGTCCTCAACATGTTCAATTGGAGACAATCTAGTGATGCAAGCATACAAACCCGACATGACTTCTTCATCCTTCGTAATACGGTTTGCATCATCATAAAAGATGGAAGGATTTAGGAAATGTCCCGCGGCATGAAACGGCCGATGAAGTTGACATTGCCATCTATGATCAATAATATCGAAAGCGGCTTCATAAAACTCCTCTCTCCCCTgaaaattgtttttaatattCTCTTTAGCCCTATCCATGGCTTCACAGATGTAACCCATGGCCGGCGATCTATCACCATCAACGagtttgttgggattgaaccctaccagaggaacagataatgaaagccaaaaccggatcacaacagtggactcacaataagcagcagtttactataagctttccccttgactgtggctccaacatctgatatactccaaagtactgcttttatcaacatctgctgacctacaactgctgttctattcaaggactgatgaagactaaaagccctgctgttcaatctgctgccttgagtcaagcactgctgatcatgacaagtactgttgggttcacagcagatgcagcagcagttttattcttctcatgtaatgtaatgcaatatcagtactgttagggcaggattttaatgacctgtgatccttacatgatatcctaacaagtgatccttgtttctttggcagatagtgatcctcagaagagcttcaggatcaggatcatggatcatcctaaggatcctcacactaacgattgttctctttgaatttaatgttgttttgcaggaataacgagttggatctggtcttagcaacgttatcaaggaatctgccacgctgatttcgcacatgcataaccaaaaatggacgttatgaagaatatggaaacttagcacaaattacgggcatttagttaggctaaatttacttctattcctaaaagggtaacgagctagtagttaggtgatttgcctaaaatacaaccacacacacttgtataaattgcactcttcagcatttggaagacacaacacatttctcacacgctttagcatacgatactatagtgatccttgtacctagctcgttactatccgaagttgtaaacattgtttgttatattgaagtttggtgatcggtagtttccatcacccgaggttttttatgccggagatcattcattgatcaagggctttttcctcgtataaatccttgtgtcgcttgtgcaattttcattatagtgatccttatctttgttcatcataccaagcatcattccccgtttacaaagagtttggttgcattatccttgtgtgatttttgaccaaaacagtttggcgcccaccgtggggcaattggtgcttcattcataaggaaatttttctgttggtgatcattccggaagtgttgcatggcttcatcattgaagaatacttccacagcgatgtctgcagtcaattcatctaatggcattccacctttgcctccaccaccagctggatctcagaaaaatgctgagaagagagcaactcctatcttctctaaaccttcatcttctgctctaacttcttctgctcccagtactagtgatatatttactttgattttgcagatgagggatcgtatgcagcagcaggatgaaactaatgacaggatcctcaaggaaatcggagatctcaaaaggcaaaagaaaacggcagaggatcattccccactaatgcccaaatctttgaattttgatactccgatgattacttctcagccatcagaggagtgcatttcggcccagcagtagtgactcaggcatcaggatcatatttccaaccggcaggatcctatactcagcatatgggatccttcatgaactcaggatcctccttcgttccaggatcatcccaggttcaaggatcctccttcgttccaggatcatcccaggttcaaggatcctccttcgttccaggaccatcccaggttcaaggatcctccttcgttccaggatcatcccatgttcagggatcccttcagataccaggatccttgaagaatttgcaaacaggaagtccagatgtccatcaaggagattttattccgatgcagaccattgcttccactggtccctccatcatcccagaatcccagcaatatggattcacatccaatgttcctaacttaaacccgatgggaggtaacacttttaataattctcataccactaaccatggattcatgcaggatacaggtatcaacatgctatggccagagaactgcagaaactgaaggatatgatatcaagtgttccaggggtagtcaaacctatcccggaaattgcagatggaagccataaggtatctcgttttgcaccaccaatttgtgatgctgagatacccaaaagattccatatccctactatgaagctgtatgatggtacgacggatcctgaggaacacatagcacaatacagggagaggatggagatcaatccaattccagaaaggttaaaggaagcatgtctgtgcaagggatttggatccactcttactggatcagctcttaaatggctgctaagtcttcccccttactctattacttcgtttgctaatttagttaacttattcaataatcaattttcttgtagtagaaaatttgaacgattgactagcgatttatacaggataactcagggtcataatgaatcattaagggattatataaccaaatttagtaaagaatccttggatattcctaacttggatgtggccacaactgttgaagccttcaagatgggattgcttaaggattcattgttctatgatgatcttgttatgacaccatgcaggaacctagacgaagtaagaactcgggcactcaggttcatccggctagaggatgacaagaggatccgggagagacaagtaggatcctcaaaacaagaaaagcaaggatcctctttcaaaagcaacaaattcaaatcctataacagaactgacaaccagaatgtgcatgctgttgaccaagaagaggatgatgaagattatcctccgatttctgaatactgtttttccgttgataaccatgaactaatccttgcaatgcagaatctaggagaaaaggccagatggcccagaaaaaatgacaaaccagccgcagctaaagataaatcaaagtggtgtgcataccatgaggattttgggcatttgacagaggaatgcatcgcattacgaaaggaaattggatatctgctgagcaaggggcatttgaaagaattgttgggaagaaaaaagcaaaggactcaggatcctgaaaggatccctgaaagagctccagctcctccggcagatgcacaagtgatcaactttatttctggaggatcagacatctgtggtacatccttctcagcagctaaaaggcatgcaaaggaatctaaaatggataacggagaaagacttatacgaacatcaagtgtctcagaaggaaaagtgataacctttgatgaggatgatcgagttgacatccaggatcctcatcatgatagtttagttattactctctttatttctaaccactttgtccgcaggatccttattgacggaggaagctcagtaaacattatccagcttgatgttctgaagaaaatgggtatccatgaatcagatatcacaccaagatcctccgtgcttataggatttagtggcgaaactaagaaaaccctgggggacatcaaactcccaatttatgtggaaggattacataattatcaaaaattttgtgttattgactgtttgtcttgttgtaatgttatccttggcaggccctggatacacgatatgaaggcagtcccatccacctaccatcagtgtgtgaagctccctagcccatggggaataatcaagatcgatagtgatcaacaggaggctaaggattgttacacctcatcaatgaaaccagcctcgaaatcaagggagcaatagcaattaaagtatcctccaaggggtgtcttggaggcaagagagcaggatgtggacgaaatcctcttggatcctgatgatcctgaatctaaaatctacatcggatcagggatccttgataaaatgaaagaagacatagtatccttcctcaaaagaagaaaatctacctttgcatggaaacatgaggatatgacaggtatatctaaggatattatcactcataaacttggcattgacaggtcagttaaaccaatccatcaaaaaaggaggaagtttgcaccagaaagaaatgccattatccaggaagaggtagaaagattactacgagtaggtatgatcagagaagtgaagtatccaaaatggctggccaatgtggttgttgttcaaaagaaaaatggaaagtggagggtatgtgtcgatttcactgatttgaataaggcatgtcccaaggatcctttcccattaccccacattgactccatggtggatgcaacggcgggtcatgaactgttaacctttatggatgcatcatctggattccaacaaattcagatggaaccatctgaccaagaggatacggcctttatgaccccaaccggtttatattgttatattgctatgccttttggattaagaaatacaggtgcaacatatcaaaggctggtgaatatgatgttcaaagatcaaattggacaaactatggaagtgtacatagacgatatggtggtgaaatccaaaaaagctgaggatcacctaagggacttggaggaagcatttgatatccttgataattataacatgaagcttaatccttcaaaatgtcactttggtgttaaagcaggtaaattcttaggatatatggtaacccagaggggcattgaagcaagcccggaacaaatcaaagcattggtaaatatcaaatcccctgccaacgctaaggatgtgcaaaggctaacaggcaggatagcagctctaaacagattcatatccaaatcctcagaaaagtgtaaagaattctacgatatcctaagaaagaacaagaaattcgaatggactgaaaagcatgagaatgctttacaagccctaaaagaatacatgtcctcagccccagcattgatgaaaccagaaaaaggagatgtgttatccttataccttgcggtatcctcaaaagcagtaagtgcagtccttgttaaggatcatgaaggtacacaatatcctgtctatcatgtaagtaagagtttacttgatgctgaatccaggtattcacaccttgaaaaacttattcttgcactgattatggcatctactaaactaagacattattttgaaacccatgttattgttgttagaactaattttccaattaagaatgtcctcaggaaaccagagatgtccggaagaatggctaagtgggcagtaaagcttagtgcccatgatataagatatgagcctagaacagccatcaaatcccaagcattagcagactttgtggctgatttcagtagtgatttacaaaaggaagccgaattggaagtccagcagctggatgaaaccaaggatccttggatactacatactgacggatcctcaaatgttaaaggcacggggcttggtatactactaaaatcgccacagggggacataataccccattccataacttgtgagttccaagccactaataatgaggctgaatatgaagccttaatcgctggtttgcaaattgctaagcatatggggatcaggtatcttgaggtatacgtggattcattgttaatcactaatcactttaatggatcctatgctgttaaaggtgaaaaactaaccaaatatttagagatagtcaaagaattggcactctcctttgtttccttcagtttgacacaggtaccaagggaggaaaatacagaagctgatgcattgttctcaaggatcttaaggacaggatactactggccaactatgaaaagggatgctgtggagtatgctaagaagtgtgatccttgtcaaagacacagcaatatccttcatcagccggctgaatttctacatcctataccatcctcttggccatttatgagatgggggatggatatagttggcaagctccctaaggcacctggtggaaaagtattcatgcttgctatgactgactacttctccaagtggatagaggctgaagcttttgcccaagtcagagagaaggaagttatatcctttattaagacaaatattataactagatttggcattccttccgaaattgtatgtgataatggttcccaatttattgggagcaggactactactTTTGTGATAGTTGGGGGattaatgtgacaactcgtaatttctAGAGCCTTTCCTTGTACAAATCCCGTGTTACGCTCTGTGTTCTGAAATAACTTATGTATACGTTCTCTGAATGATTGCTAGGTTTCATTAAAAGTGAATGGCTGTGAATGTTATAAGTGGACGTATGTTATGCTAAAACTTGTTAAACGTGATTAAGTGTCTTAAATTGTTACGATTGAAGGATTGTAAGTTTGTTAACATAAAGGACAAGTTGGTCGCACACTTTAGGCGAGTCGCGCACTCCTTAACATGTGGTTCTCTTAAGTCTCGGCCCACATCCCTTCCGAACCCAAACCGAGCCTAACCCAGCCCCTTTTATGTACGGGTATGCATGTGGATATGCGTGCAATTCTTTTTCTCATTATTTGCAAACCCTAGGTCTCTCTAATCAGCAACGTCAGTTTTTCCCTTGTGATTGAAGCTCCCTTCTCGGCTCTAACATCTCCCTCAACACCTCATAATTTGGTTAGTATGATTGCACCTTTGATATGATTGTTTCTTGTGTAGTGGTTGGGTGTTTACATGTTAAATGGTATTTACAAGAATAGGGCCGAACATGATTTAGGGTTTTGGTGGTAAACTGAATTTAATATGACCAATCATTGGCATGTGTTACACGAATTGTATGGGTGATAAACAAGAATTGTTCAGTGATTAATTGTGTTATGGCAATATGATTGTGAACCAGAAATCATTCAGGATGTTAAAGGATGAATTAATATTGTAGGATGGTAGTGATTTTCATGAAATTAGAACCTGAACATGATGTACTCGATGTCTAGGATAATGTACATGTTAGATTATTTTGAATGAACCAACTCGCATTGTTACTCGGATGATATGTAAACGAAACTAGGATGGCACGAAGATGAATATTCCTTGTAACTATGGTGATGCTTGATCTGATTTAGCTGGGAATAATGATAGGAGTTGTACTAATGAATTATAGTAATTAGGGTCCTAATGATTTACTGATTTATGATAACTAATGTACTGTTTGATTTGTGAAACCATGATCCAGTAAGGGATTAGACGCAATACATTATGTCAACCCTTGAATTGTTTATTATCAAATTTTTAATTGGAAAGTTATTActgattgatatatatatataaaagaaaaaaaaaaccccttCGAAACATCATACATCAGATCGAGTTTATTGGTTAGTAGATTCTCGTGTTTAAGTTGCTTTAATAATCT contains the following coding sequences:
- the LOC110887792 gene encoding uncharacterized protein LOC110887792, encoding MGYICEAMDRAKENIKNNFQGREEFYEAAFDIIDHRWQCQLHRPFHAAGHFLNPSIFYDDANRITKDEEVMSGLYACITRLSPIEHVEDLINDQLTQYQNADGIFGVPSTIRLRKKNGVVAIIWIVDPQLQDFVIRVLSLTCSATGCERNWGVFQHLHTKKRNRLTQERLNDMVYVKFNRAMERRHKKEGTADPILLEDIDGSNEWLMGTMEDEEHDDDLVFEGEDLTWSEAGRASGVHERVHMTRSSIRGKGDSSASTSRGNDRGKNTLYDEEEIEEDIGVRFGSLKWIKSSFGWFEDERDVCGRNKETKHITQGSTVIYGGIIMDVVGYFFAGISWNMLLRHVLNEEITVSGGHG